GTTTTGCTTTTTTCAGTTTTTTTTTACATCTTTTGAATTTTCATCATCCAGGTCATTTATTTCTGCAAGCCGTTCATTGATTTTTGCTGCAGCTTCCTTGATTTCTTCACTTGTTACAGTAATGTCTTCTCCAAGTTCTGCAAAATCCTTGTCACCGTAAACTTCATTTTCTTTGTGAGTGATTTCTTCAACATCTTTAAGGAACACCTTGAGTTTTTCATCAAGCTTCTTTTCGTTTTTCTCGACTGCCCGTTTCCAGACGAAGGTGTACTTGTTTGCAGCACTTTCGATTTTTGTTCCATCCACGAAATATTTTTCAAGACTGACATATCCTTTCTTGTTCAGAAGCTTTACCGTTGAAATGAATATTTCCTCGATTGAATCTTTAAGTTTTTCACTTCGGAATTTGTTGATCGTCCGGAAGTCTGGTTTCTGGAATCCTGTT
The sequence above is a segment of the Fibrobacter sp. genome. Coding sequences within it:
- a CDS encoding transposase codes for the protein SRYNPVMLLKVLIYCYMTGIYSSRMIAKQCRENVNVMWLTGFQKPDFRTINKFRSEKLKDSIEEIFISTVKLLNKKGYVSLEKYFVDGTKIESAANKYTFVWKRAVEKNEKKLDEKLKVFLKDVEEITHKENEVYGDKDFAELGEDITVTSEEIKEAAAKINERLAEINDLDDENSKDVKKN